The nucleotide window TTCAGAGGAGGGGGATTTATGGATACATTATTACGCATAGAAGGTATTACGGGAGGATATACGAAGCGGCCGGTGCTACAGGACGTGTCGTTTTCCATCGCTTCTGGTGAATTAGTGGGACTTATTGGATTAAACGGAGCGGGAAAAAGTACAACCATTAAGCATATCATTGGGCTGATGGAGCCAAGGAAGGGAAAGATTGCAATTGGTGGAAAAACATTTGCAGAAGATCCTACCGCGTATCGAGCCAGTTTTACCTATATACCAGAAACGCCCGTTCTATACGAAGAGTTAACACTTGAGGAGCATTTACAACTAACGGCTATGGCTTACGGTTTATCAGAGGAGATATATAAGGAAAGAGTTCCAGCACTTTTAAAAGAATTTCGCATGACAAATCGTTTAAAGTGGTTTCCTTCCCACTTTTCCAAAGGGATGAAGCAAAAGGTAATGATTATGTGCGCTTTTTTGGTGCAACCTTCCTTATACATTGTGGACGAGCCGTTTTTGGGACTAGATCCGCTTGGGATTCAATCTTTGTTGCAAATGATGGATAAAGCGAAAAAAAGTGGTGCGGGTATTTTAATGAGTACCCATATTTTAGCTACCGCAGAGCGCT belongs to Ectobacillus sp. JY-23 and includes:
- a CDS encoding ABC transporter ATP-binding protein, which translates into the protein MDTLLRIEGITGGYTKRPVLQDVSFSIASGELVGLIGLNGAGKSTTIKHIIGLMEPRKGKIAIGGKTFAEDPTAYRASFTYIPETPVLYEELTLEEHLQLTAMAYGLSEEIYKERVPALLKEFRMTNRLKWFPSHFSKGMKQKVMIMCAFLVQPSLYIVDEPFLGLDPLGIQSLLQMMDKAKKSGAGILMSTHILATAERYCDSFVILHHGQVRAKGTLEELRLQFSMPSATLDDIYIALTKDDDYEHE